The sequence TCAATTGGCCCATGTtcttgtttattcgtgaatagcgtcgccatgctaacacaaaatgttcccaccttaaagtacccccatttgcgcaaacgagacctttccgacggtataacatatgtgggggtttgttggccggtttGTCACGTATTAAAAGTAAGAGAACCGTGCAGAACTAAAAtaaaaagttgaagtatgagcaataataatatgggctgcttgcattgccgcAAGCccataatacaataaaaaaaaaaatcagaaaaaaTGTGTCAAAAGGAACAGTTGATCAAATATTTGTTCTCGTCTTCACAGAACTCAATTCGTCACAACCTGTCCCTCAACAAGTGTTTCAAGAAGGTCCCCAGACAGAAGGATGAACCGGGTAAAGGAGGCTTCTGGCAGATTGATCCTCAGTATGCTGACATGTTTGTCAATGGCATCTTCAAGCGCAGGAGGATGTCTGCAAACAGCTACAACAACAACAGCGGCGGCGCTCACAGACAGAACAAATTGGTTCCAAGTTACCAGAGGAGCAATGATGGCTGCCCGTACCAAAGTGGCAAGGATCTAGGCGATAAAAGAAAGAGCAACAGCAAAGCTCAAAGGGCGACTGAGTCCCCTCTTCTGGCGACGGATGCCAGCAAAGCGGACATCCTGAGAGGAGATTTCGACCTGACATCCATTTTTGACGACGTCCTGAGCGGGAATTGTAGCACCTTCGAGGATTTGGACATCAACATGGCGCTGAGCTCACTGGGCTGCGAGATGGAAGTTACCATGCAAGGGAGGCAGCACTCGGCCGGGCTGGGGAGCTGGTGCGGGACAGGGGACCTCATGGGACAGAGTCAGCACCTGAACCACCCCCAGTCTTCCTACGGCAACCCGGACGTCAACGTGGCGGAGCTGCACGTGCCGCCGACACAGCAGCACCCTCGACTGCTGGACGGACAAGATCAGCTCCTGCAGGGTCAGCATCACATGCAGAATTTCGAAGAGGCTTCCTCGCTATTCCAGGAGCAGCCAGAGGAGGCGGTGCTGCAGCCCTGGGAAGAGATCAAAGAGGAGGTGCAGTCCATTTCGCTGACTCTGGATCAGAGCTTTGGTCTGTGTGAGAGCTTCTTTATGGAGATGCAACCATGGGAACGGGTGGAGGCCTACCTGTGATCTTTGACACCCAAACTCATTGACTCCTAATTACTTTTGCATCCAATCAAAGTCGAATTTCCAGTCCACTTTGAAGGGGTAACCCACCACTCCCTTTGTGTTTTGATTCAAACATCCTAATAATGCCAGACTTATGCTGACTTTACCGAGAAAGTAAACATACGGAAGGACTATAAAAATTACACATATTTCGGGTCTTTCCAAGGGTGCTCTAGACCTCTGAAAAATCAGATTGAGAAATCCACTCCACAGCCTTTTTTGTGGACTATGTGACCATTGTGGCACCCAGTACTCTAAAAGCACACTGTACGACTGAGCACTGTCATGGTGGAACTGGAAGTAAAAAGAGATACTGGATTCTATTTTGCTACATTAGCattcaacatttttttcccctttttcttTTTACTAACAGTGCAGTAAAACATCTTACATGGCATCGCCAAATGTCTTTGCCGTGTGCGATGACGAGAGACGCAAATACCTTTATGACTATTGTCAAAAATAGCAATCAAGTCACCTCAGGCTATGCTATATTGTATGAAGGAGTATATTAATTTACTACAGGATGTAACATAAAGCAGGACCATTTTGCTCATTGCTAACTGGAGGCACGGACATGAAATGGATTGCAAACATTATGCACTTTGATAGGCATCATCTAATATttgttctttttacattttttatggtaGTGAGTAATATTGATCATAATGCATTTTTAATTTCCATTGCTTGCAATAATTTATCTggttaaaaaaatctgttttctttggatttcattttttttttttttctgatttaCACTTTTACTGTAGTGATTTGCTGATCATATTCCGCCAAAAATcgttttttataaagaaatatgcaggtcattgtttttttcttcttctgttgattGGTTGCATTTTTGTCACTGGGTGATACATTTTCCTCTGTTACGAAACCTAAATCACATAATTTTTAATATGTATGGGAATGAAAATGCTGCTGGATCAAGAAGAACATAGCTTCAATTCAGACAGGCCACATTTAATTGATGTATCATACTGATCGATTATGTCATTGTTTAATCTCACAATGTTATTTCctttgtactttaaaaaaaaagctgtttaAACATGCAACCATGCTTTGATGCAACACATGGCGACATTAAACAACAAATGATAACGCAACTGTGTCCTTCACTTGCCAATGTCTGAATATgacgaaaaaaaaacacaacgtaTCCGACATGAATGCAATGAAACTGTCAAGGAAGTCAACTCGAGTTGTTATTTTTTCACGTTCTACAGATATGGTGAAAAATATGGTCCAAATCCAAGTACCTCACTAAACAAGCCGATGCCTTGTTTATATGAGTGTTTAACCTTTTTCTTTGAGTTAGAACAAGTTGCAAATGAGGTCTGTGCTCTTAGAACTTTTTGCCAATCAACTAATCATTGACTGTAAATAAATTAATCAGATTAAACTATAAAAATGCTTAGTCAAAGAgtcaaaaaaatactttttggggAGCTCTCTAATTATGCATTAGGGGGGAGATACGAGCTCTCTAATTATGCATTAGGGTGCGAGCACAAATTTGGGTTTTGAGCCTCCCCATTGGTAGTTGGCATATGAAATGTCATAGAGAACCCTGTaggatccgaccaaaacatcgcGTGTCTCACTTGATTGCATATTagctaatagctagctattagATGGATAAttggacaaacaaaacttttccaACCATGGTTCTAAAGGAGTGTGAAGGAAAGTGGTGAGGAAAAGTAGCACaatatattcattgaattaaagaaagaaatcagcaAAAAACATGGCATAAGTGTGCGTGTGGCCGACTTGGTGAAGTAGTAGGAGTGTATCACTTTTACAATATATGCATCATACTGAAGAAAAATAGGTCaataacatttatccatgaaaatatggaaaagctgttgatggtgtgtttgaaGGACCAGCATCTGGAAGGAGATACCATCGAAGTCTACTCTCCAATGTAGATGCTGGACATTATCACTACAGTATTTCATAAAACCACTATGATACAATGTTCGTCAGCTCGCTACTCTCCAATGTAGATGCTGGACATTATCACTACAGTATTTCATAAAACCACTATGATACAATGTTCGTCAGCTCAAAGAAACTGCATTTTatatgttaaaaatgtttttgggtGCCAGGCATAGATTCACttaatttcaattcatttcatgaGTATCTTGGGCTGCAAATTCCATCACAGATCCAATTGAACTCGTACAGTAGGTGTCCTTAGGGTACGAGTATAACAGTCTGTGACACAGGTCGTACCGTAAAAAACCTGTGTTGTTAATCAGCGTCAAataaatttaaattaattaaattggtgGTTGGCCCACAAAAATCACTATTTGAATATATAACAAACTTTTGGgtatacaaatattttattataaacaaTACAAAAGTAATGTGAAAACAAAACACACCATCAgctgcttctccatattttcatggataaatgtccgctgttGAGATATTATTATAACATCCTTAGTGTGGAGCAGACAAGCAGTCATACACTGGAATTTGTCGTGTTTTTTGATAATTTCTTTAATTCAGCGCTCAACCATTTTCATTTTCTGCCttacttactactcctactggCTATAACAGTGAGCCTGTTGATTAGACTGAGCACTGTTACCACCCAGCTGCAAGACTGTGTATCATTCTAACATGAATACTGGATTGTAGAAACAAATAATGAAAATGAACCCCGCTTCTCCCAACCACCCAAGGGGTCCtgacccactatttgagaaacactgctttAATTCGATACATATCATGTTTTTCTCAGTATCAGTAATTCACACTCATTTGCTTGATTCCCTCGGttggaaaaaaaagttatgtcCATGTCTAGCCATAAGCTAATGCTTATAGCCCAAAAAGTACCTCGAAAAACATGTATTGCTATGCATAAAGCAGTCCCCAAGCTCTGGCAGTAGCGTTGTAAAGtacaacaatacaacaacaaaaactaccTCAGTTTTTATTTATCGGATTGCCCTAATGACTGAAGCTACAATGTGAAGTAAAGGAGATATTTACAGAATAAATTATAAGTAATATCCTGCATAAGGTTGGGGCATCTTTGTCAAAACCACTGGTTTCATTTACAGGAAAGCCAGTTTAGACTTTTTACCAGAAAAACATGGATTTTTGGGATATTTTGAACCAAGGTTATCTACGTGAAAAAGGAACCACTCAAGCGCTAAACTGAGTCAAAACGTGTCAAACATGGAGACAATGTTACAGCGTGGCTGCTAATGGAACATGTCCATGGGTGTTCATTGATGTGAACTCTGACAGACGTTTCAAAATAAACTGGGAGGTGCATCCAGGTTAATGTTacaaaactcaatcaatcaatcaaagtttatttatatagcccttaatcacaagtgtctcaaagggctgcacaagccacaacgacatcctcggctcagatcccacataagggcaagaaaaaaactctacccaatgggatacaatgagaaaccttggaggggaccgcagatgtggggaccccaaaCCCCTTGTATTTGCCTGTGACCAGGCTTGCTCTTGTgttgttagtcaagtgtgacttaacCAATAATCTATGTTTCTAGACagagtgatggcgccttcctggttagggtgaaggccgtccctcatcagcaagcccggttttccccggaaagagggccaattatcaataaacgttagtccctgttctctacaaaaactagccagccacttcattattgcctctcgcaggcaaaactgagaggatggtgcttTTTTCTCGCATTCGGTAACCTTTTGATCACTTGGGACTAGGGATGGTGCTTAAAAGGTGGCCGAACTGCTACATTTTTCAAGAATTTTTCCCATAATCCACAATCCCTAAgtgggacaagaacacacatatttCCCTTTTCAAATAGTGGACAAACTGCCGCTAACAATGTAAGGATTAGGGATTCAACTATTCCGCCTATTAAgtggtctaaaaaaaacaaaaaacgccaAGAACGttccatttacatgccgtgatCTGCATTgtaagcaagctatagcgacattgttattgtaggagCTAACATGGAGGAACTACTTTTTTGGAGTCATGAAACATCATCTTGCTCACACTGCTTCTCTGACCACTATCCAGTAGCTAGCTATTCAAATTAATGCTTGATTATAAATCTTGCATCCCACCTGTATGTAGAAGGTTGCACCAAGCTGGAAAGTTggtcaatttaaaaaatccacacgctaccagtttgatactaTAGGGTTTTTCAACAAATGGCATAAGACCATCACAACATCGCTAGGAATACTTTTTACCTGAAGAGTGAGTATCATTCTAAATTCACCAGCTCAAGGAGAgcacaagtgctgaaagatacaacctacAAGAGCGGACATCTTAGGTCACTTTTTTATGTTCTTATTTGAAAGGTTTAGCAATAATGCTACATGATGACACTCTAAGTGTGGCATTAGTGGTAGCAAACACAGAAACCTCTCTAGGTTGTTATTGACACAAGTAGCGTTCGTTGCGATACCGTGTGAAATCAATGCAGCCTGGAAATACGTGCTTaaaatgcttaaaataagcaaaatactgtaaacaatacatgttattattaatgttacatATGTACTCAcagccaggggcgccgaaaaggggggggtaaaggagacggattctaggggcccatgatggaggggggcccagagaggcccctaatgatgatgaaattataatacagaaaaaataatgacactgtgttgggggccctgtaaagattcttttcatggggcccaaaatccctagcagcgCCCCTGCTCACAgcatatgggttgtacttgtatagcgcttttagcgcttttctaccttcaaggtactcaaagcgctttgacactacttccacatttacccattcacacactgatggagggagctgccatgcaaggcgctaaccagcacccatcaggagcaagggtgaagtgtcttgctcaggacacaacggacatgacgaggttggtactaggtggggattgaaccagggaccctcgggttgcgcacggccactcttccactgccccacgcccccccccccccccccatatataTAAAACAGTGTTGGAGGTTTTGGGGTGCTTTTTAgaaggctttataggcggaatagattgtATCCTCATTACCTgtattgttagccgcctcgtacCAGTAGTTTTTTAGAATTTAGGGATCTATTTAGAATGCAAAGAAGAAGGAAGTCACGTGTTGATGGGCAAAATGCCCAAAAAGTGCAAacgtttattttgtgacattcaaaTTGGCCAGACCAGTAATTTAAATATGAAGCTATATCAGGGCTTAATGTTTTGTACTTGAAAAAACTAAACCCAACTAACTGTATTACCTTAAATTACTCTAACTGAAAAAtctcattttaaagcaaaatgtaaaaaaatgcatcagtgtatttaaaataaaattaagtgcacaccatttttttttcagGTTGAATATCATCATGATTCACTCTGGTAATTATTttgaattcatttattttttaaatgtttcaattgTCATATTTTTTAATATGACCTTATGTTTTTTCATATTcaaatattttttgaagtttaatcttTTTTCAGTTTCTGATTTTTCTCTTTGAAATTGAtttaatttaggttttttttagatTCAGACTTTTCACCAGAATTTCACATGTGCCATCAACTGAGGGGCTTGAAATCACAATAGTctgctaataaaaaaaataaaatcacaggGGGCGTCCCCAAGGACGTTGCCTTCAGGGAACACCTGAGGTCTCCAATTACTGAACAATGGATGCAATTTTTGGGAAAAATAATATACTGCTCGAAAGCCCACAGTTTttgcatatttgttttgttttgttccactGTGCTTTGTTGAGTTCCAGTTTCCACTTTATTTATCCATtcttgaacgcaccatagttGTGTATAATGAGACCAAGTAAAATCAATGTCGTCAAATTTGCTACTataaggcccttttccaccaaaagttcaggagcCTTTGGTTCCTGGATCTATAAGTTCCTgtaaagtgtgtggtttgtgtttccactgcatttcacagttcagggtactttacacaaatcaggctgatgacgtattaTGTCAGTCATTTTACTAACAAGggagtaaatgaaatacaaagcaatcatatacaaaacgatatgatttaTGAAATGAAGTGGaccgaattgttcataaaaagtcaagCTTATGTtctgcaatgtccaacagtcagaaagtcgtcctctcagtTAATGATGAATTCCTAAGGGTCAGGCGattccttttggtccatttcagctgtaaataacaatatataaagaaaaaatgtcagtgtttatctcacgccgacaacacgaatacatcggctttagcgttagcattagcattcggtCTGTGCACTTGGTTgaagctaataactacacaaatggagtgtcaccaACTACTTTTAGAACATGTCATAAAGTAagtagttaatatttgatgttatttacctttgTTCCTCTTTGGtgctgcctcctttatttcatatttatccaatgaagtcagagtagtaagcagctgagttCGACGATTCGAGTACGGCTTCATACTCCtccgtaaatacgtttaaaagtgtctgtccacttctcgtagcttcaCGTGtcgaaattaagtttgtaaaaataataaacaacaataaactgcatatagtTCAAAGATTctggctgagtaaaaacactgccactgatcagcgttcttcagcacaaggATGCTGCACAAAAGTTCTTACATGTCGAAAGTTCCTTTCGTTCTTTTTTCTCTCTGTTGCTGAGtttgttatacaaaccccgtttccatatgagttgggaaattgtgttggatgtaaatataaacggaatgcaatgatttgcaaatccgtttcaacccatattcaattatgcactacaaagacaagatatttgatgttcaaactcataaactttttttttttttgcaaataataattaacttagaatttcatagctgcaacacgtgccaaagtagttgggaaagggcatgttcaccactgtattacatggccttttcttttaacaaaactcagtaaacgtttgggaactgaggagacacattttttaatcttctcaggtggaattctttcccattcttgcttgatgtccagcttaagttgttcaacagtccgggggtctccgttgtggtattttaggcttcatactgcgccacacattttcaaagggagacaggtctagactacaggcaggtcagtctagtacccgcactcgtttactatgaagccacgttgatgtaacacgtggcttggcattgtcttgatgaaataagcaggggcgtccatggtaacgttgcttggatggcaacatatgttgttccaaaacctgtatgtacctttcagcattaatggcgccttcacagatgtgtaagttacccatgtcttaggcactaatacacccccagaccatcacagatgctggcttttcaactttgcgcctataaccatccggatggttcttttcctctttggtccggaggatacaacatccacagtttccaaaaacaatttgaaatatggactcgtcagaccacagaacacttttccactttgtatcagtccatcttagatgagctcaggcccagcgaagccgacggcgtttcttggtgttgttgataaacggttttcgccttgcattggagagttttaacttgcacttacagatgtagtgaccaactgtagttactgacagtgggtttctgaagtgttcctgagcccatgtggtgatatcctttacacactgatgtcgcttgttgatgcagtacagcctgagggatcgaaggtcacaggcttagctgcttacgtgcagtgatttctctgaaccctttgatgatattacggaccgtattacggaccgtagatggtgaaatccctaaattccttgtaatagttggttgagaaagtttttttttttaactgttcaacaatttgctcacgcatttgttgacaaagtggtgaccctcgccccatccttgtttgtgaatgactgatcatttcatggaatctacttttatacccaatcatggcacccacctgttcccaatttgcctgttcacctgtgggatgttccaaataagtgtttgatgagcattgctcaactttatcagtatttattgccacctttcccaacttctttgtcacgtgttgctggcatcaaattctaaagttaatgattatttgcaaaaaaaaaaatgtttatcagtttgaacatcaaatatgttgtctttgtagcatattcaactgaatatgggttgaaaatgatttgcaaatcattgtattccgtttatatttacatctaacacaatttcccaactcatatggaaacggggtttgtaatagaaatacacaagaaataagaaatgaACAAGTCGCTGTGAATATTCCAATGGCGGTCGTGTTTGAAAGAGAGgttttaggaacgcccccaacTGTGTCCAACCAATCAGCGTTCAACAGCACAGCCCTCACCCAAAAAGGTTCCTGGTCGCTTGGAAAAGTCCCACCTAGCTAGGAGGAACTCCGAAAGGTTCCTAAAGAACAAAATttacccgggtagtttttggtggaaacacagggggaactttatttaagTGGGCAAGTTCCTAAAAAAGTTCCGGCGGTGGAAAAGTGCCTATAAACGACTTTGGGCTCATTTTGTAACGTGTCGTTGCTTAATGATGGCTGTGTGAATACACCTCTTGTCTCTCAGCTCCTCACAATATACAAAAACACGAGTGTGGTCGGTTTGCGCTTCTGAGCGATGAGACTAATAAGCGTGACAATGAGTGCGTGTAAGTGGAGCAAATATGACAAAAATACAATGAAGAATGGGAAAAGAGATGCTCCCCATGCAGAATTAATGTTTCATGCCAATACCGATGAGGCTAAAGGAAATTGGCCGAGACAAGACAAATGAATGACAATTGTAGCCTGTATGTCATATATCAATCAAAGttccaaaaaataaaaagtaaattctgtctaatttttttttaatgaactgtGAGGTGTGCGTTCAGTTCATTTAATGGTATACCTGTCTTGGTTTTATACACaatatctaataaataaatagcatCACTTTAAGTTCCACGAATGCAACGTGATAGTAGACCTCTTGATCCTTTTTGCTGAGCTGTCTGTCATgattggcagcacggtggcacaggggttagtgcatgtgcatcacaatacgaaggtcctgagtagtcctgagttcaatcctgggctcgggatctttctgtgtggagtttgcatgttctccccgtgattgcgtgggttccttccgagtACTCCGGATTCCTCCCactgccaaaaacatgcacctggggataggttgattggcaacactaaatggtccctctgtgtgtgaatgtgagtgtgaatgttgtctgtctatctgtgttggccctgtgatgaggtggcgacttgtccagggtgtacaccgccttccgcccgaatgcagctgagataggctccagcaccccccgctaccccaaaagggacaagcgatagaaaatggatggatggatgtctgtcaTGATGCCATGCCCCTCTCAATTAATGACAATCCCATCACACAAAATTCGGGTTATAATtctgaatcggaaaaaaaaagcTCGGAACCTGAAAAAaagtgtatccatccatccatcttcttccgcttaacttctcctggacagtcaacaccacatcaatcatcaagaaggctcagcagcggctacacttccttagagtcctcgggaagtacaacctgaagcctgacctgctgctgaccttctaccgctcgtccatcgagagcctgctgacctactgtattacggtatggtacggcagctgcactgcagcagacagggagaggctgcaaagagtggtcaagacggctcagaagatcatcggccgccctctcccctctctgacggacatctacacctcccgctgcctcaacagaaccagtgccatcatcaaagacagcacccaccctggctctgacctgttccacctgctgccctcttggaagcgctacaggtgcattaaaaccaaaacaaacaggctaaagaacagcttcttccccagggccataaccatcctgaacggactgccccattgtccctcataactgccttctcttcggtgcaataacccattccaccaaccaccctgtttttgttttgttttttcatgtatatattcatttcacaccatattcattgcacttctacatttttttaaatttttatatatttgcacattgtttttctagcatgcacacatcgcactgtatggaatggcctcaatctcgttaccttgcgtaatgacaataaagctgattctgattctgattctgattatccgaggtcgggtcgcgggggcagcagcctaagcagggaagcccagacttccctctccccagccacttcgtccagcccctcccgaGGGATCCCAAGGCATCAAAATATCGTCAgttcaaaaatacaaataatctatttaaattaattaccaaaataaatcataatgtgattcaaccttaaaaaatgtgtgtacttatttttgttttgaatacactcatttatttttcaatacaGATTCAGAGCTAACATTTAATCATTAATGGCATTATTCAAAGGAGATTAtgcagaggaaattaccaatgccatAGATGGTAATCAATGTGCAGCAGCAGTATCTATTGATCTCACAAAAGCATTTGAGAGAATTATTcataat is a genomic window of Nerophis lumbriciformis linkage group LG11, RoL_Nlum_v2.1, whole genome shotgun sequence containing:
- the foxj1b gene encoding forkhead box protein J1-B, coding for MPVLTSPEIASKFKEKWLHDPVISTDSAPLDDSLTSLHWLQNFSIVSAEPEPPNAAVAHGGFSSSASSHHQHLYLTRFPARGGTESPSSPPAGDTAATGMPLYLGSPVTSGSDSTLSIYAHLAGGYPSIPIQASPPAEVDYKTNPKVKPPYSYASLICMAMQASKQPKVTLSTIYNWITENFCYYRHAEPSWQNSIRHNLSLNKCFKKVPRQKDEPGKGGFWQIDPQYADMFVNGIFKRRRMSANSYNNNSGGAHRQNKLVPSYQRSNDGCPYQSGKDLGDKRKSNSKAQRATESPLLATDASKADILRGDFDLTSIFDDVLSGNCSTFEDLDINMALSSLGCEMEVTMQGRQHSAGLGSWCGTGDLMGQSQHLNHPQSSYGNPDVNVAELHVPPTQQHPRLLDGQDQLLQGQHHMQNFEEASSLFQEQPEEAVLQPWEEIKEEVQSISLTLDQSFGLCESFFMEMQPWERVEAYL